One window of the Manihot esculenta cultivar AM560-2 chromosome 14, M.esculenta_v8, whole genome shotgun sequence genome contains the following:
- the LOC110600165 gene encoding uncharacterized protein LOC110600165 yields MPIAKLKAANNTDVMKTEEGNDSLDTFIRQAIGKEPFLSFSRAGDSPVQWIQLLHALDQQDLPGWPLLTPLKVQMQKCEKCSREFFSSINYRRHIRVHHRLKKLDKGSSKNRDLLGTFWDKLSEDEAKEILSFKDVTLEKVAGSSIIKAMMGLIRKPGFSSLPQYCLRAGSALLDIIQARPSRFPLSSEELFSTLDDSSEKTFLCGTAVSMQKYIFDGEAEKIGLEMKNLVACTGFLVEQKLVKAWLADKDAEALRCQKLLVEEEEAAQRRQAELLEKKRQKKLRQKEQKGKEQRQEEQADFNEQIDDAVEAVSSAVEQFPLTASDSGMDGLEALSSHVPSSFEPFQPPSMDEDIDLEIPTGSGSDPGSSHNVERRTVQRNNRRHLVLTRWQLSPKSQWNYVTNGFHASKNSQAQKSSSMQKHGNHGDSKPVPSINGNKMWSRKPKPDYSGDGLKIRVQKEAVSLPDHSKKHEVLIGSISVALENCNQDEANHFDGARDDFLSEYQLPKKSNIQDKQNRPESNHFSANRSKIKLWRPVSRNGTKDPISVENRATEFQVDGVAGKGDDHMSSEESFLSSCSVDDNNGVTGNSLPLLQETLRRGSLHFSCQAAKAFLAERWKEAIAAEHVKLVLSPDLKSSEYMEILNDCLVDVAESSDIKKCSLLGNMENQLVDAGVHESSTTGASKAKFRTKPEKGAKLKYIPKQKAVS; encoded by the exons ATGCCAATTGCAAAACTCAAGGCTGCAAACAATACAGATGTGATGAAAACAGAGGAGGGAAATGATTCCCTAGACACATTTATCAGGCAAGCAATTGGAAAAGAGCCCTTCCTTTCTTTCTCAAGGGCTGGTGATAGCCCAGTACAGTGGATCCAATTACTACATGCTCTAGATCAGCAAG ATCTCCCGGGTTGGCCTTTGCTCACTCCTTTGAAGGTGCAGATGCAAAAGTGCGAAAAATGTTCACGAGAGTTCTTTTCATCCATTAACTACAGAAGACACATACGCGTGCACCATCGATTGAAAAAACTTGACAAG GGTTCTTCCAAAAATAGGGATCTATTGGGCACCTTTTGGGACAAG CTTTCTGAGGATGAGGCAAAGGAAATTTTATCATTCAAGGATGTGACACTGGAG AAAGTTGCAGGCTCTTCAATTATAAAGGCAATGATGGGCCTTATTCGGAAACCAGGATTTTCTTCTCTTCCACAATATTGTTTGAGGGCTGGTTCTGCCCTTCTG GATATCATCCAAGCTAGGCCTTCCAGGTTTCCTTTATCTTCTGAGGAACTATTCAGCACCCTAGATGACTCAAGTGAAAAAACGTTCCTGTGTGGAACAGCTGTATCAatgcaaaaatatatttttgatgGAGAAGCTGAGAAGATTGGTCTTGAAATGAAGAATCTAGTTGCTTGCACCGGCTTTCTGGTGGAGCAGAAATTG GTTAAAGCATGGCTTGCTGACAAGGATGCCGAAGCTTTAAGATGCCAAAAgttgctggtggaggaggaagaAGCTGCTCAGAGAAG ACAAGCTGAGCTTTTGGAGAAGAAGAGGCAGAAAAAACTAAGGCAGAAAGAACAGAAAGGTAAGGAGCAAAGGCAAGAGGAACAGGCAGATTTCAACGAGCAGATAGATGATGCAGTGGAGGCTGTGTCTTCAGCTGTTGAACAATTTCCTCTGACTGCATCTGATTCTGGTATGGATGGTCTGGAGGCACTATCAAGTCATGTTCCCTCATCTTTTGAGCCCTTCCAACCGCCAAGCATGGATGAAGATATTGATTTGGAAATTCCGACGGGGTCTGGAAGTGACCCTGGCTCTAGTCATAATGTTGAAAGACGGACAGTACAAAGAAATAATCGTAGGCACTTAGTGCTTACTCGCTGGCAGTTGTCTCCAAAATCACAATGGAATTATGTGACAAATGGTTTCCATGCAAGTAAAAATTCTCAGGCACAAAAATCTAGCAGCATGCAGAAGCATGGAAATCATGGAGACTCAAAACCGGTGCCTTCAATCAATGGCAACAAAATGTGGAGCCGAAAACCTAAACCAGATTATAGTGGAGACGGCTTGAAAATTAGAGTGCAGAAAGAAGCAGTAAGCCTGCCAGATCACAGTAAGAAGCATGAGGTTCTGATTGGTTCTATATCTGTTGCACTTGAAAACTGCAACCAAGATGAGGCTAACCATTTTGATGGAGCTAGAGATGATTTTCTGTCAGAATATCAATTGCCAAAGAAAAGCAATATTCAGGATAAGCAAAATAGACCTGAATCTAATCATTTCAGTGCAAATAGGTCAAAAATAAAGCTTTGGAGGCCTGTGAGTAGAAATGGAACCAAAGATCCAATATCAGTTGAAAATAGAGCTACAGAATTTCAAGTTGATGGGGTTGCTGGTAAGGGAGATGATCATATGTCATCTGAAGAAAGCTTTCTTAGCTCGTGTTCTGTGGACGATAATAATGGCGTAACAGGGAACAGTCTCCCACTCCTCCAGGAGACTTTGCGTCGAGGGAGCTTGCACTTCTCATGCCAAGCAGCAAAAGCATTTCTTGCCGAGA GATGGAAGGAGGCAATTGCGGCTGAACATGTCAAATTGGTTCTATCTCCAGACTTAAAATCTTCAGAATATATGGAGATTCTGAACGACTGTCTAGTAGATGTAGCCGAGTCATCAGATATTAAAAAATGCAGTCTTCTTGGCAATATGGAGAATCAGTTGGTTGATGCGGGGGTTCATGAATCTTCGACCACCGGAGCCAGTAAAGCCAAGTTCAGAACAAAGCCTGAGAAAGGTGCCAAGTTAAAGTACATACCCAAGCAGAAAGCCGTCTCCtaa
- the LOC110599774 gene encoding uncharacterized protein LOC110599774, with protein MSAAVGPTCNDISLPKEQEQEHNIQHVSSLKKGQHTSPSKKAVFLSFNHLIAVAVITVLSATGMVSPEDFAFVVFSFIYMYFLSKVAFPCVNPSKESLVFDPKNKTLRLYVFVAAIIGLYLPIAYIVEGIFEGDTEGIKAAAPHVFLLASQVFMEGVAFSGSFALPIRVFVPVFYNSRRIFTIVDWLRNEISKVEHDYGGSPRRLLIGRALAVANMAFWCFNLFGFLLPVFLPKAFKKYYSEHKIKD; from the coding sequence atgTCAGCTGCTGTTGGTCCGACCTGCAATGACATAAGCCTTCCAAAGGAACAGGAACAAGAACACAACATACAACATGTCTCTTCCCTGAAAAAGGGCCAACACACTTCTCCGTCCAAGAAAGCTGTTTTCTTGAGCTTCAACCACCTAATTGCCGTCGCTGTTATCACCGTCCTCTCCGCAACTGGCATGGTAAGTCCTGAAGACTTCGCTTTCGTTGTGTTCTCCTTCATCTACATGTACTTCCTTTCCAAAGTTGCATTCCCCTGTGTCAACCCATCAAAGGAATCGTTAGTTTTTGATCCAAAAAACAAAACTTTACGACTCTACGTGTTTGTTGCTGCTATAATTGGCCTGTATCTCCCCATAGCTTATATCGTTGAAGGAATCTTTGAGGGTGATACAGAGGGGATCAAAGCAGCCGCACCACATGTCTTCCTCTTAGCGAGTCAAGTCTTCATGGAAGGAGTGGCATTTTCTGGCAGCTTTGCATTACCTATAAGGGTCTTCGTGCCGGTGTTCTATAATTCCAGGAGAATTTTTACAATTGTAGACTGGCTGAGGAATGAGATCTCCAAGGTTGAACACGACTATGGAGGATCTCCACGGAGGCTGCTTATTGGGAGAGCTCTTGCTGTGGCTAACATGGCCTTTTGGTGCTTCAATCTTTTTGGCTTCTTGTTACCAGTTTTTCTTCCAAAAGCCTTCAAGAAGTATTACTCTGAGCATAAGATTAAAGACTAG